In Fusarium musae strain F31 chromosome 7, whole genome shotgun sequence, a single window of DNA contains:
- a CDS encoding hypothetical protein (EggNog:ENOG41): MIGAGKKIPDVVDTDADDIQLKLRSGTDRPSPSLYHYAFNADRHDKRADKNESVADRLKNLESLIAAVAEKTQKLSPTSSMYNNDNTAQTQHGVAGIDNMHLADNSRSEALANRENAASGLVGQVDSSHWSSILDNIRAIRDELPAASPQASTLSSVTLNNHASASDADFDMGSPDGVTIERILSDLPPRQVCDTLVSVFFLSHYTMMPLLSLSAGVYEISGMARSSQFPIPSSKALSKKTQECLLLSNYTTANEHAVEAFLLLLVGCWLRAKVSDTNLWFLMGRVVQLAICKGYHRDSTKVPGSQVSPFDGEMRRRVWVCLYQLDSLMSFQMGLPSMIPSDFCDTELPRNLKQSDFYPGIAELPPPRPLSEATTISYAIIKASVMGMFKKVVKHIRYVTPMSYEDTISLDAEVRAAYDKIPDNFKYKSLTSFIVDEISIIMSRTTIELLFLKSIIVLHRQYLTDRQDSRFAFSRKASLEAAERLLERQAEINQLTLPGGLLHDKKWMITSLTLSDFTLAAMVICLDLTVAMRNSMRTGTNTEEEELRKNLNIIEKAHEIWSSSSETSEGRIVSHALDSTIRRVNDFINTSPAAQGWSASATETPDYIMNNFDMMDSIDWSLLDNQIQDPSSIQDFDLDMWLMDTAGPLESL; the protein is encoded by the exons ATGATTGGAGCAGGTAAGAAGATCCCCGACGTCGTAGATACAGACGCTGATGATATCCAGCTAAAGTTGAGAAGCGGAACCGACCGCCCAAGTCCT TCGCTCTATCACTATGCTTTCAATGCCGACAGACACGATAAGCGCGCCGATAAAAATGAATCGGTTGCTGATCGGCTCAAGAACCTGGAGAGTCTGATCGCCGCAGTTGCTGAAAAGACACAGAAGCTAAGCCCTACGTCTTCTATGTATAATAATGATAACACGGCCCAGACACAACATGGGGTAGCCGGCATTGATAACATGCACCTTGCCGACAACTCCAGATCAGAGGCTCTCGCCAACAGAGAGAACGCAGCTAGCGGCCTTGTAGGCCAAGTCGACTCGAGCCACTGGTCCTCTATCTTGGATAACATCAGAGCTATCCGCGATGAATTACCTGCTGCCAGCCCGCAAGCCTCGACCCTCAGCTCAGTTACGCTCAACAATCACGCGTCCGCGAGTGACGCGGATTTCGACATGGGATCCCCAGATGGCGTGACCATTGAGCGTATTTTATCAGACTTGCCGCCACGACAAGTCTGCGATACACTTGTGTCTGTGTTCTTTCTATCGCACTACACCATGATGC CTCTTCTCAGTCTATCAGCAGGCGTATATGAAATCTCAGGAATGGCCCGGTCTTCCCAATTCCCTATCCCCTCCAGCAAAGCTCTGTCCAAAAAGACGCAAGAATGTCTCCTCTTGAGTAACTACACCACAGCCAACGAACACGCCGTCGAAgcattccttcttctcctcgtcggaTGTTGGCTCCGTGCCAAAGTCTCCGATACTAATCTCTGGTTCCTCATGGGTAGAGTAGTGCAACTTGCGATCTGCAAGGGTTATCATCGAGACTCGACAAAAGTGCCAGGCTCTCAAGTCTCTCCGTTCGACGGGGAGATGAGGAGACGAGTTTGGGTCTGTCTGTATCAGCTTGATTCTCTCATGTCATTCCAGATGGGTCTACCAAGCATGATACCATCAGACTTCTGCGATACAGAGCTACCGAGGAACTTGAAGCAATCGGACTTTTATCCTGGTATCGCGGAACTACCCCCGCCGAGGCCTCTTTCTGAGGCTACGACTATCTCCTATGCTATCATCAAAGCCTCTGTGATGGGCATGTTCAAGAAGGTAGTCAAACATATTCGATACGTTACCCCAATGTCCTATGAAGACACAATCTCACTAGACGCTGAAGTAAGGGCAGCGTATGACAAGATACCCGATAACTTCAAGTATAAGTCTCTCACTAGCTTTATCGTCGACGAGATTAGTATCATAATGAGCAGAACAACTATAGAGCTACTGTTCCTCAAGAGTATCATCGTTCTTCATCGACAATACCTTACAGATCGACAAGACAGCAGGTTTGCGTTCTCAAGAAAGGCCTCTCTTGAGGCTGCGGAAAGGTTACTCGAAAGACAGGCCGAGATAAACCAGCTTACGTTGCCAGGTGGTTTACTTCATGATAAGAAGTGGATGATCACGTCGTTGACGCTGAGTGATTTTACGCTGGCTGCTATGGTTATCTGCTTGGATCTCACCGTTGCCATGCGAAATAGTATGAGAACGGGAACTAatacagaggaagaagaacttcGCAAGAACTTGAATATCATCGAAAAGGCTCACGAGATATGGTCTAGTTCGTCAGAGACTTCGGAGGGACGAATAGTTTCCCATGCTCTAGACTCGACCATCCGGCGCGTGAACGATTTCATCAACACCTCACCAGCTGCGCAGGGCTGGTCAGCTTCTGCAACAGAGACACCCGACTATATAATGAACAATTTCGACATGATGGACAGCATTGACTGG AGTCTTCTCGATAATCAGATCCAAGACCCAAGCAGCATTCAAGACTTTGATCTAGATATGTGGCTTATGGATACGGCTGGACCTCTGGAATCGTTGTGA
- a CDS encoding hypothetical protein (EggNog:ENOG41): MVDPISIIGLVGQISDLIQRAYNYGKAVHDAQCDMRKLYTELLGLKGVLEQLEKLDMASAEPHIADLKRSNEFRKTLSSASELVGRLVENLNKKQTSSRRVNAFLWPWVKDDVIADIQDLERVKTWFIVVMMAESSTQMEVLMIESHEILNIAREGQARGKLKDQGLRSTMLQRRIAYFLNRRKERSDQAMDTTVLS; the protein is encoded by the exons ATGGTCGACCCAATATCCATTATCGGCCTAGTAGGGCAAATCTCAGACCTCATCCAACGAGCCTACAACTATGGCAAAGCTGTCCACGACGCTCAATGTGACATGCGCAAGCTCTATACAGAGCTTCTCGGCCTCAAAGGTGTATTAGAGCAGCTAGAGAAACTAGACATGGCGTCAGCAGAACCACATATAGCCGATTTAAAACGCTCGAATGAATTTCGTAAGACTTTATCTTCGGCGTCGGAGCTTGTGGGTCGCCTTGTTGAGAATCTGAATAAGAAGcagacttcttctcgtcgagtGAATGCATTCTTGTGGCCATGGGTGAAGGATGACGTGATAGCAGATATTCAGGATCTCGAACGTGTGAAGACTTGGTTTatcgtggtgatgatggctgaGAGCTC GACGCAGATGGAAGTCTTGATGATTGAATCGCATGAGATTTTGAATATTGCTAGAGAAGGCCAGGCGAGGGGCAAGCTCAAAGATCAAGGTTTGCGATCAACCATGTTACAGCGTCGTATCGCTTACTTTTTGAACAGAAGAAAGGAGAGAAGCGATCAGGCAATGGATACAACCGTTCTGTCCTAA
- a CDS encoding hypothetical protein (EggNog:ENOG41) gives MSIASSLYGITGTIYSNLFINLPYPETKDDLSDKIMIVTGSNTGLGFEASQHLLRLGVGKLIMAVRSLDKGEAARKELLELTKRVPESIEVWHLDMASYESVKSFSARAIAELPTIDVVLANAGLATSFEFSTAEDNERTITVNVISTFLLFFLLLPKLQKSSYPGKFVIPNSATHYWAPIKELIPDKQAGKIFSRLNDPEKSIMESRYYVSKLIVLYITREIAARLTASEKSSVIINAPNPSYCISGLMREKQDVAPPDFLARSTEMGSRALVTGVLAGQESNGQYMNSCQVRDPACHVTNKTGAKIQHALYEELLEKLYKIAPGVSKNI, from the exons ATGTCGATCGCTTCAAGTCTCTACGGTATCACTGGTACCATCTACTCCAACCTGTTCATCAACTTGCCCTACCCTGAAACAAAAGATGACTTATCAGACAAAATCATGATTGTCACCGGTTCCAACACCGGTCTTGGCTTCGAAGCAAGTCAACATCTTCTCCGCCTTGGAGTCGGTAAactcatcatggctgttCGCAGTCTTGACAAGGGTGAGGCAGCGCGAAAGGAGCTGCTCGAATTGACGAAGAGAGTTCCGGAGTCTATCGAAGTTTGGCACCTTGACATGGCGAGCTACGAGTCTGTCAAGTCATTTTCAGCTCGTGCTATTGCCGAGTTGCCTACCATTGACGTTGTCTTGGCCAATGCGGGTCTTGCAACTTCTTTCGAGTTCTCGACGGCCGAAGATAATGAGAGGACGATTACAGTCAACGTCATATCTacttttctcctcttctttctcctgcTTCCCAAACTTCAAAAGTCTTCATATCCCGGCAAATTCGTCATTCCCAACTCGGCAACCCATTACTGGGCTCCCATCAAAGAGTTGATCCCAGATAAGCAAGCGGGCAAGATCTTCTCACGACTCAACGACCCCGAAAAGTCTATCATGGAATCACGATACTACGTTAGCAAGCTAATAGTTCTCTACATCACCCGTGAGATCGCGGCTCGTCTTACAGCCTCCGAGAAGTCAagcgtcatcatcaacgcgCCAAATCCAAGCTACTGCATATCTGGTCTCATGCGAGAGAAGCAAGACGTTGCGCCGCCTGACTTCTTGGCTCGGTCAACGGAAATGGGAAGCCGCGCGCTTGTCACTGGAGTCTTGGCTGGTCAAGAAAGCAATGGGCAGTACATGAATAGCTGCCAAGTTCGCGA TCCCGCTTGTCATGTCACGAACAAGACTGGCGCAAAGATCCAGCATGCGCTGTATGAAGAGCTGCTGGAGAAGCTATATAAAATCGCCCCAGGAGTGTCTAAGAACATTTAG